From a region of the Bradyrhizobium manausense genome:
- a CDS encoding SulP family inorganic anion transporter, which translates to MPNNAHAKGSWPLFNSLASYSLPGDLMAGLTLAAIAIPEQMATARLGGFAPQIGFFAFMAGSLGFALLGGNRFLSCGADSTITPIFAGGLAALATAGSPEYQGLAIALALMVGAMMLAGGAFRLGGIANLLSMPVMVGFLAGISVHIIVSQLPGVLGLESPGGPTLDRIGVLATEIGRTNPITFCIGFGVLAVVFISEKISAKIPGALIGLVGATLATIALGLESRGVNVVGTVPGTLPRPTFPDLAPELWIRLVPLAFVVTVVVMVQTAATTRSFPSDPDKPADVDRDFLGAGAGSVLSGLFGAFPVNASPPRTGIVAETGGQSQLAGLAAAVIVLLLLAFGTGLLRHVPDAALGGILLFVALRIIRIKQIVTIYRQSFSEFLLIVATAALIIVLPIQQGAFLGIVLSLLHGIWSTTRARLVEFERVPGTTIWWPAHPHLTGERVNGVAVIGLQAPLSFLNAPGFRNDVSKVITTDAPQLLVLEASGMVEIDFTAAQILLDVFKVCNAQGVTVALARLESVRAQDAFERFKLFDVLPKEHVFHSVDEAVHRLAK; encoded by the coding sequence ATGCCAAACAACGCCCACGCCAAAGGCTCATGGCCTCTGTTCAACTCGCTTGCGTCCTATTCCCTGCCCGGCGATCTCATGGCGGGGCTGACGCTCGCGGCCATCGCGATCCCCGAGCAGATGGCGACCGCACGGCTCGGCGGCTTCGCGCCGCAGATCGGCTTCTTCGCCTTCATGGCGGGCTCGCTCGGCTTTGCGCTGCTCGGCGGCAACCGCTTCCTGTCCTGCGGCGCCGATTCCACGATCACGCCAATTTTTGCCGGCGGGCTTGCGGCGCTCGCCACTGCCGGCTCGCCCGAATATCAGGGGCTCGCGATCGCGCTGGCCTTGATGGTCGGCGCGATGATGCTGGCCGGCGGCGCGTTTCGGCTCGGCGGCATCGCCAATCTGTTGTCGATGCCGGTGATGGTCGGCTTCCTCGCCGGCATCTCCGTCCACATCATCGTGTCGCAATTGCCGGGCGTGCTTGGACTGGAATCGCCTGGTGGCCCGACGCTCGATCGCATCGGCGTGCTCGCGACCGAGATCGGCCGCACCAATCCCATCACATTCTGCATCGGCTTCGGCGTGCTGGCAGTGGTCTTCATCTCCGAGAAGATCAGCGCCAAAATTCCGGGCGCGCTGATCGGGCTCGTCGGCGCGACGCTGGCGACGATCGCGCTTGGTCTCGAGAGCAGGGGCGTCAACGTCGTCGGCACGGTGCCGGGCACGCTGCCGCGGCCGACCTTCCCTGATCTTGCGCCGGAGCTCTGGATACGGCTGGTGCCGCTCGCTTTCGTGGTGACCGTGGTGGTCATGGTACAGACCGCGGCCACCACGCGGTCCTTCCCGTCCGATCCCGACAAGCCCGCCGATGTCGACCGCGACTTCCTCGGCGCCGGCGCCGGCAGCGTGCTGTCAGGCCTGTTCGGCGCATTTCCGGTCAATGCCAGCCCGCCGCGCACGGGCATCGTCGCCGAGACCGGCGGACAATCGCAGCTCGCAGGCCTCGCGGCGGCCGTCATCGTGCTGTTGTTGCTCGCGTTCGGGACGGGATTGCTGCGCCACGTCCCGGATGCAGCCCTTGGCGGCATCCTGCTGTTCGTGGCGCTGCGGATCATCCGCATCAAGCAGATCGTCACGATCTATCGCCAATCCTTCAGCGAATTCCTCCTGATCGTCGCCACCGCGGCGCTGATCATCGTGCTGCCGATCCAGCAGGGCGCATTCCTCGGCATCGTCCTGTCGCTGCTGCACGGCATCTGGAGCACGACCCGCGCGCGGCTGGTCGAGTTCGAGCGCGTGCCTGGCACCACGATCTGGTGGCCGGCGCACCCGCACCTCACCGGCGAGCGCGTCAATGGCGTCGCCGTGATCGGGCTCCAGGCACCGCTGTCTTTCCTCAACGCGCCGGGCTTTCGCAACGATGTAAGCAAGGTGATCACGACAGACGCGCCGCAACTGCTGGTGCTGGAGGCGAGCGGCATGGTCGAGATCGACTTCACCGCCGCGCAGATCCTGCTCGACGTCTTCAAGGTGTGCAACGCGCAAGGCGTCACGGTCGCTTTGGCGCGGCTGGAATCTGTGCGCGCGCAGGACGCCTTCGAGCGCTTCAAATTGTTCGATGTCCTGCCGAAGGAGCACGTCTTCCACAGCGTGGACGAGGCCGTGCACAGACTGGCGAAGTAG
- a CDS encoding ABC transporter substrate-binding protein, which translates to MKRRGFITLLGGATVACTVAARGQSTKRPTIGFLGTVAQSSWTRSIASFEARLREHGWIEGRNVAAIDYRWADGRNDRIAEIAAEFVRQKVDIIVTGGNAVLALKKLTSTIPIVFAVAVDPVGSGFVDNLSRPGANVTGLSIQGPDLAGKRTELLREVVPGLQGLAVMANVAYPAAKQELAEVQAAARALGVKVVALEIRGEQDITPAFEGLKGRAEAVYIASEALVDARQVTINELALNARLPTIWGVSGGVRSGGLMSYGPSLPALFRRAADYVDQILRGAKPANLPVEQPTKFELVINLKTAKALGLNVSPALLARTDEVIE; encoded by the coding sequence ATGAAGCGACGAGGGTTCATCACGCTGCTTGGGGGCGCGACGGTTGCATGCACAGTCGCAGCGCGCGGGCAATCGACAAAACGGCCGACCATTGGTTTCCTGGGAACGGTTGCACAATCATCTTGGACCCGGTCCATCGCCTCGTTCGAAGCGAGGCTGCGCGAACATGGTTGGATTGAAGGTCGCAATGTTGCTGCCATCGATTATCGCTGGGCAGACGGGCGAAACGATAGGATCGCCGAAATTGCCGCGGAGTTCGTCCGTCAGAAGGTTGATATCATTGTGACCGGAGGAAACGCGGTCCTCGCGCTCAAGAAGCTGACGTCCACCATTCCGATCGTGTTCGCCGTGGCCGTGGATCCGGTTGGCAGCGGCTTCGTCGACAATTTGTCCAGACCTGGAGCCAACGTGACCGGCTTGTCAATCCAGGGGCCCGATCTTGCAGGCAAACGAACCGAGCTTTTGCGGGAAGTAGTCCCCGGTCTCCAAGGGCTGGCTGTGATGGCCAACGTTGCCTATCCGGCCGCGAAGCAAGAGTTGGCCGAGGTTCAGGCCGCAGCGCGCGCCCTTGGCGTCAAGGTGGTCGCACTGGAAATCCGCGGCGAGCAGGATATCACGCCTGCGTTCGAAGGACTGAAGGGACGAGCCGAAGCGGTCTACATCGCGAGCGAAGCGCTGGTTGACGCCAGACAAGTTACGATCAACGAGCTGGCTTTGAACGCGCGGCTGCCGACCATCTGGGGTGTCAGTGGTGGTGTCCGAAGTGGCGGGCTCATGTCGTACGGACCGAGCCTTCCGGCCCTGTTCCGCCGGGCGGCCGACTACGTCGATCAGATATTACGCGGGGCCAAGCCGGCCAATCTACCAGTTGAACAGCCGACCAAATTCGAGCTCGTAATCAACTTGAAGACCGCGAAAGCATT